The Kitasatospora sp. NBC_00374 genome has a segment encoding these proteins:
- a CDS encoding TetR/AcrR family transcriptional regulator encodes MAKKRYHHGDLRGALLDAAEALVRERGADGWSLREASARVGVSPSAAYHHFGSRDALVSALSEVVLARLGNRLRDTMDAAPEQGPERLAACGRAYVTWAVEDPAVARLVFRGGATTAQSAISPHPHDVLTTELDRLTDTGHLPPGARPGAEFVVWAGIHGLAVLLIDGLVHIDDRQGVERQTERLVLAAFNGLAREAAPAPDRPMPTTTHTRRLTQSPAPSPAPHTPSP; translated from the coding sequence ATGGCGAAGAAGCGATATCACCACGGGGACCTGCGCGGCGCGCTGCTCGACGCGGCGGAGGCCCTCGTACGAGAGCGGGGTGCCGACGGCTGGTCGCTGCGTGAGGCATCGGCGCGGGTCGGTGTCAGCCCGAGCGCCGCCTACCACCACTTCGGCTCGCGTGACGCACTCGTATCCGCCCTGTCCGAGGTCGTGCTGGCCCGGCTGGGGAATCGCCTGCGCGACACCATGGACGCGGCGCCGGAGCAGGGTCCCGAACGCCTCGCCGCATGCGGGCGCGCCTATGTCACCTGGGCCGTCGAGGACCCGGCCGTCGCCCGGCTCGTCTTCCGCGGCGGCGCCACAACGGCGCAGTCCGCCATCTCACCCCACCCGCACGACGTGCTCACCACCGAACTCGACCGTCTGACCGACACGGGCCACCTGCCCCCGGGAGCCCGCCCGGGCGCCGAATTCGTGGTCTGGGCCGGCATCCACGGCCTGGCTGTCCTGCTCATCGACGGCCTCGTACACATCGACGACCGGCAAGGCGTCGAACGTCAGACCGAACGTCTGGTCCTCGCCGCCTTCAACGGCCTGGCGCGGGAAGCCGCCCCTGCGCCGGACCGGCCCATGCCCACCACCACGCACACGCGGCGCCTCACCCAGAGCCCGGCCCCCAGCCCCGCACCGCACACGCCCTCACCCTGA
- a CDS encoding transposase has product MGRPSKYSDEFRRDAVALYRSSEGRRTFAAVAKEIGVNHETLRNWVRAADAEPAAAGPALNADERAELARLRRAERE; this is encoded by the coding sequence GTGGGACGTCCGTCGAAGTACTCGGACGAGTTCCGTCGTGATGCCGTCGCGCTGTACCGGTCCTCGGAGGGTCGGCGCACGTTCGCGGCGGTCGCGAAGGAGATCGGGGTCAACCACGAGACCCTGCGGAACTGGGTGAGAGCCGCCGACGCTGAGCCGGCTGCGGCCGGACCGGCGCTGAACGCCGACGAGCGGGCCGAGCTCGCGAGGCTGCGCAGAGCCGAGCGGGAGTGA
- a CDS encoding TetR/AcrR family transcriptional regulator, which produces MTEPSGRRERKKAATRQKIADTALRLFLERGYDAVGIRDVAAEADVAVTTVFAHFASKEALVFERDEDFEQRLTRAVTERPVHEPLIPALHREVQALVRHCTAEGSAPVRRMIEGSPALREYEESMSLRHAQALAAALAADPHLSRSATACRATARFAIDAYALACRADDPGATVDEVFRMIKAAWEATAP; this is translated from the coding sequence ATGACCGAACCGTCCGGACGCCGCGAACGCAAGAAGGCCGCGACCCGTCAGAAGATCGCTGACACCGCGCTGCGCCTCTTCCTGGAGCGCGGGTACGACGCCGTGGGCATCCGTGACGTGGCGGCCGAGGCCGACGTGGCCGTCACCACCGTCTTCGCCCACTTCGCCTCCAAGGAGGCGCTGGTGTTCGAGCGCGATGAGGACTTCGAGCAGCGCCTCACGCGGGCGGTGACCGAGCGGCCTGTGCACGAGCCGCTCATCCCGGCGCTGCACCGCGAGGTCCAGGCCCTGGTGCGGCACTGCACGGCGGAGGGCAGTGCCCCCGTCCGACGCATGATCGAGGGTTCACCCGCCCTGCGGGAATACGAGGAGTCGATGAGCCTGCGTCACGCGCAGGCGCTGGCGGCGGCGCTGGCCGCCGATCCCCACCTGTCCCGGAGCGCGACGGCCTGCCGGGCGACCGCGCGGTTCGCCATCGACGCCTACGCGCTGGCCTGCCGGGCGGACGATCCCGGGGCCACGGTGGACGAGGTCTTCCGGATGATCAAGGCGGCCTGGGAAGCCACCGCGCCCTGA
- a CDS encoding GDSL-type esterase/lipase family protein — protein MATTKVYLQPEKKVAESTIVIDSSPYTWLFESPMGDDDLDNRTPQDVGNVLVVGDSISNGYEGNSTWRRRLWDWLRQESVKATFVGPLTGTHVADEPHAPEPPSATQPPNDQEPDPAGFAGVYASNSPAEFLATGSRHYAMWGRQLGQSTNTITSVMNQLKDHQQLPDVVLVELGFNDIGWLGAGPGLVPTMKQFIDNVRAVNPNARIVVGNVPHRTTLGSANPQLPQRTTDYNEALATALPTWSTVTSPVALADIDAAYGCDPAASTCESTYDGLHPNALGEYRIARAFGSTLHRSFGIGGEDPREPAALLPFGVVTPANLQFDGTQQGVTVTWSKILGAHSYDIEWRDTTGDPDAAWSRPPPRPTGSTSPGSSTASPTKATPTKSAYEPWPGTRPTGDPTGRHPSAAPHTPPPPRRRKPSP, from the coding sequence ATGGCGACCACCAAGGTCTATCTGCAGCCCGAGAAGAAGGTCGCGGAATCCACCATCGTCATCGACTCGTCCCCCTATACGTGGCTCTTCGAGTCCCCCATGGGTGACGACGATCTGGACAACCGAACTCCTCAGGACGTCGGCAACGTTCTCGTGGTCGGTGACTCGATCAGCAACGGGTACGAGGGCAACTCCACCTGGCGCCGGCGCCTGTGGGACTGGCTCCGGCAGGAGAGCGTGAAGGCGACCTTCGTCGGTCCCTTGACCGGGACCCACGTGGCGGACGAGCCGCACGCCCCCGAACCGCCTTCGGCCACTCAGCCTCCTAACGATCAGGAGCCGGATCCCGCCGGGTTCGCCGGCGTCTACGCCTCGAACTCGCCCGCGGAGTTCCTCGCCACGGGATCGCGCCACTACGCGATGTGGGGCCGTCAGCTGGGTCAGAGCACCAACACCATCACCTCGGTCATGAACCAGCTCAAGGACCACCAGCAGCTTCCCGACGTCGTCCTGGTCGAGCTCGGATTCAACGACATCGGGTGGCTCGGCGCGGGCCCCGGCCTCGTCCCCACGATGAAGCAATTCATCGACAACGTCCGGGCCGTCAACCCCAACGCCCGCATCGTCGTGGGCAACGTCCCCCACCGCACCACCCTGGGCAGCGCCAACCCGCAACTGCCGCAGCGCACCACCGACTACAACGAGGCCCTCGCCACGGCGCTCCCCACCTGGAGCACTGTCACATCCCCGGTCGCGCTGGCCGACATCGACGCCGCCTACGGCTGCGATCCAGCCGCCAGCACCTGCGAGTCGACGTACGACGGACTGCACCCCAACGCCTTGGGCGAGTACCGCATCGCCCGCGCGTTCGGCAGCACGCTGCACCGCTCGTTCGGCATCGGCGGCGAAGACCCGAGAGAACCGGCGGCACTACTGCCCTTCGGCGTCGTCACCCCGGCCAACCTGCAGTTCGACGGCACCCAGCAGGGAGTTACCGTCACCTGGTCGAAGATCCTCGGCGCGCACTCGTACGACATCGAGTGGCGCGACACCACCGGCGACCCCGACGCCGCCTGGAGCCGTCCTCCACCCCGGCCAACCGGTTCGACCTCTCCTGGCAGTTCAACGGCCAGCCCAACGAAGGCCACACCTACCAAGTCCGCGTACGAGCCGTGGCCGGGAACACGGCCGACCGGA
- a CDS encoding nitroreductase family protein — protein sequence MKNQTLSVADAIRTRRTVRHYRPDPIPEAALSSLLELAVEAPTSWNLQDRSIVVVASDEAREGLAWATGGQPQPQEAPVVLVFVAEPQSWRDDHSDIYDRARRDGAWNDDFIAMFSAASTAFQEDLDKRGLLREYAVKDAMIAASFVMLAATEMGLATSPMNGWDEDKVKKVIGIEDRGDLVIALLVSVGYPAEERRHPGRRPLEHNVFYERHTAQQSTAHQE from the coding sequence ATGAAGAACCAGACGCTCTCCGTCGCGGACGCGATCCGTACCCGCCGCACCGTGCGCCACTACCGGCCCGATCCGATTCCCGAGGCTGCCCTGTCCTCGCTGCTTGAGCTCGCCGTTGAAGCGCCTACCAGTTGGAATCTCCAGGACCGGTCGATCGTCGTCGTGGCCAGCGACGAGGCGCGTGAAGGACTCGCCTGGGCCACCGGCGGACAGCCGCAGCCGCAGGAGGCCCCCGTCGTGCTGGTCTTCGTCGCGGAGCCGCAGTCCTGGCGTGACGACCACAGCGATATCTACGACCGGGCCCGGCGCGATGGAGCATGGAACGACGACTTCATCGCCATGTTCTCCGCGGCGTCAACAGCGTTCCAGGAAGACCTCGACAAGCGCGGCCTGCTCCGCGAGTACGCGGTCAAGGACGCAATGATCGCGGCCTCGTTCGTAATGCTCGCCGCGACCGAGATGGGCCTGGCAACGTCGCCGATGAACGGCTGGGACGAGGACAAGGTGAAGAAGGTGATCGGGATCGAGGACCGGGGCGACCTGGTCATCGCACTGCTCGTGTCCGTCGGCTACCCGGCGGAGGAACGGCGCCATCCTGGCCGGCGTCCCCTGGAACACAACGTCTTCTACGAACGGCACACTGCACAACAGAGCACCGCACACCAGGAATAG
- a CDS encoding winged helix-turn-helix transcriptional regulator translates to MKTVVDSSGLPADAYSAKCPTRQVLDHIAGKWTILVVDALLEGTMRYTELSRRIEGISQKMLTQTLRSLEADGFITRTVHPTIPPQVEYDLTKLGQSLAGPITALRQWTEAHINEIERARARVTAETSVR, encoded by the coding sequence ATGAAGACTGTGGTGGACTCCTCCGGACTGCCAGCCGACGCCTACTCTGCGAAGTGCCCGACGCGCCAGGTCCTCGACCACATCGCCGGCAAGTGGACGATCCTGGTCGTAGACGCCCTCCTCGAAGGCACGATGCGCTACACCGAGTTGAGCCGACGCATCGAGGGCATCTCACAGAAGATGCTCACCCAGACTCTGCGCAGCCTCGAAGCTGACGGCTTCATTACCCGCACGGTGCACCCGACCATCCCGCCCCAGGTCGAGTACGACCTGACCAAGCTCGGCCAGAGCCTTGCTGGGCCCATCACCGCGCTCCGGCAATGGACGGAAGCCCACATCAACGAGATCGAACGGGCCCGGGCCCGCGTCACCGCCGAAACCTCAGTCCGCTGA
- a CDS encoding NADP-dependent oxidoreductase produces MRKISFAEFGGPEVLQLVEAEKPHASPGRIRIAVRAAGVNPVDWRIREGQVLGAHPVELPAGVGLDAAGVVDEVGEGVEGVEVGDRVFGEGADTYAEFAVLSAWARMPDGLAFEEAAGYPSVVETALRIIREVGVRPGQTLLVSGASGGVGSAVLQIARARGITVIGTAGAANQDYLRGLGALATTYHEGWVERVRHLGRVDAALDLAGSGVIRELVELTGDPRQVVSIADLGAPQLGVRFSGVAGSVPDALAEAVDLISRGRLHIPVEKSYALTEAAAAHTDSRAGHTRGRRVLVV; encoded by the coding sequence ATGAGGAAAATCAGCTTCGCCGAGTTCGGCGGTCCCGAGGTCCTGCAACTGGTGGAAGCCGAGAAGCCCCACGCGAGCCCCGGTCGGATCCGCATCGCCGTACGGGCGGCGGGTGTCAACCCCGTCGACTGGAGGATCCGGGAGGGCCAGGTCCTGGGAGCCCATCCGGTCGAGCTGCCCGCCGGGGTCGGACTGGACGCCGCCGGGGTGGTGGACGAGGTCGGCGAGGGCGTCGAGGGGGTCGAGGTCGGCGACCGCGTGTTCGGCGAAGGCGCCGACACCTACGCCGAATTCGCCGTGCTGTCGGCCTGGGCCCGGATGCCCGACGGACTGGCCTTCGAGGAGGCGGCCGGGTACCCGTCGGTGGTGGAGACCGCGCTGCGCATCATCCGCGAGGTCGGCGTGCGGCCCGGGCAGACGCTGCTGGTCAGCGGCGCGTCCGGCGGCGTCGGGTCGGCGGTGCTGCAGATCGCCCGCGCGCGCGGCATCACGGTGATCGGCACGGCCGGGGCCGCGAACCAGGACTACCTGCGCGGCCTGGGCGCCCTCGCCACGACCTACCACGAGGGCTGGGTCGAACGGGTCCGGCACCTGGGCCGGGTCGACGCGGCCCTCGACCTGGCCGGCTCGGGCGTGATCCGCGAACTCGTCGAGCTGACCGGGGACCCGCGCCAGGTCGTCTCCATCGCCGACCTCGGTGCGCCGCAGCTGGGCGTCCGGTTCTCCGGCGTGGCCGGGAGCGTGCCGGACGCGCTCGCCGAGGCCGTCGACCTCATCTCCCGGGGCCGACTCCACATCCCGGTCGAGAAGTCGTACGCGCTCACCGAGGCAGCGGCGGCGCACACGGACAGCCGCGCCGGCCACACCCGGGGACGCCGGGTCCTGGTCGTCTGA
- a CDS encoding MBL fold metallo-hydrolase, with the protein MHPTDPTPLASDGAPDVLQGPPPVVTGAPVEVSEGVFVIPDHRVELVPNVGIVLGEKAALVIDTGIGPRNGALVLEQARRLAGDRRLYLTLTHFHPEHGFGAQAFKGAATIVYNSSQRAELRRKGAGYLGMFKGLSPAVAAELEGVELVDPDLVYEGEVEIDLGGRTVLLREVGPAHTGSDQIVLVDGRVLFAGDLLETRIFPIAPYFPPHDTDVDGAGWIGVLDQLAALAPQTVVPGHGEVTDASLIHDVRDYLAYVRDEALRLRESGATADETAATIDKNARTRWPSWERPEWIGLAARAFYDTNAPA; encoded by the coding sequence ATGCACCCCACCGACCCCACGCCTCTCGCCTCCGACGGCGCACCGGATGTCCTGCAGGGCCCCCCGCCCGTCGTAACGGGAGCTCCCGTCGAGGTGTCCGAGGGCGTTTTCGTCATCCCGGACCACCGCGTCGAGCTGGTCCCCAACGTCGGCATCGTCCTCGGGGAGAAGGCCGCGCTGGTCATCGACACCGGCATCGGCCCCCGCAACGGCGCGCTGGTGCTGGAACAGGCCCGGCGCCTGGCCGGCGACCGCCGCCTGTACCTGACCCTCACCCACTTCCATCCTGAGCACGGCTTCGGCGCGCAGGCGTTCAAGGGAGCCGCCACGATCGTCTACAACAGCAGCCAGCGCGCCGAACTGCGGCGCAAGGGAGCCGGCTATCTCGGCATGTTCAAAGGTCTGAGCCCCGCAGTCGCCGCCGAACTCGAAGGAGTCGAACTGGTCGACCCCGATCTGGTCTACGAGGGCGAGGTCGAGATCGACCTCGGCGGCCGTACCGTGCTGCTGCGCGAGGTCGGCCCCGCGCACACCGGCTCCGACCAGATCGTCCTTGTGGACGGCCGGGTGCTGTTCGCCGGCGATCTGCTGGAGACCCGCATCTTCCCGATCGCGCCGTACTTCCCGCCCCACGACACCGATGTGGACGGCGCGGGCTGGATCGGCGTGCTCGACCAGCTCGCCGCACTCGCCCCGCAGACCGTCGTTCCCGGCCACGGCGAGGTCACCGACGCCTCGCTCATCCACGACGTCCGCGACTACCTCGCCTACGTCCGCGACGAGGCCCTGCGGCTGCGCGAGAGCGGCGCCACCGCCGACGAGACGGCCGCCACCATCGACAAGAACGCCCGTACCCGCTGGCCTTCCTGGGAACGCCCCGAGTGGATCGGCCTCGCCGCCCGCGCCTTCTACGACACCAACGCACCGGCCTGA